The proteins below are encoded in one region of Passer domesticus isolate bPasDom1 chromosome 22, bPasDom1.hap1, whole genome shotgun sequence:
- the PERM1 gene encoding PGC-1 and ERR-induced regulator in muscle protein 1, with translation MDNFEYSIQLNDREWAEFFQASEECSLAPASLATAEEQCLSDIEQGDTSGRDCPRSSGAVTAGSEPAAPGTASPVPRGVPGDTAVPCPERGHLAGPEPPSGSEEEEGSAGRFLCGSDEPGRPAPAAMPSAQRRQPPRPPAATAPAGTAQAGPGQDAAVAAAGGTEQGGDAGGGQALLAPPEAPAASASAEKSAVPSEPRGPAGDTPSPARVAAEEEKAGAEPGSPGGSPGVVRPKVPAQPRKSRKQRGAGGTEGDRDPAAAPGAPGAGKAAPGSPVSPRKGRGKDKAAKGALVRLGSEEAAENKRGVPGPGVDGGDAGTAPPKSPGKTKATKPPKAGLAGGLGVRDSVPVVPGEGTAAPPGEESQEMPGKPLQPGSMAAFGGNAAEGAGGQPAAAEIPRKPLETPGVPAAETPGIPAAEIPRKPSETPGVPAAETPGIPAAEVPRKPSEIPGVPAAEIPRKSAAEIPRKPSEIPEVPAAGIPWEPAAAIPRKPVPEIPWEPAVGIPRSPTAELPRIPAVGIPRIPAAEIPRVPAAELPRIPAIEIPRSPAIEIPRIPAAELPRIPAIEIPCEPAAGIPTIPGAGLPWEAAAELPRAVSPLCFAEGASGKPNSLDVTWPEMYEYLFCDSQEEEELGSSLEGRRSPLQREISWPELYEYFFIEPEGSRKKGKAKDRKRKKFRGLDRPGLHKEAPSSAPDKDTVVISVPDVYEHFFPEPAPNRMGWRGIFSMAPASEVRKAVGALRSLLQRQGQLGGGQASSSQALVPRRSGEELALVPLGGAQAWPEDALALRGAAEEPRVLSHKDMCLVFCAFASWAVKTSDLQAPDAWKTMFLASFGTLSAIRYFRRQVREGHPRT, from the exons ATGGATAACTTCGAGTACAGCATCCAGCTGAACGACCGGGAGTGGGCTGAGTTCTTCCAGGCTTCCGAGGAGTGCAGCCTGGCGCCGGCCTCGCTGGCCACGGCCGAGGAGCAGTGCCTCAGTGACATTGAGCAAGGGGACACCTCGGGACGGGACTGTCCCCGCAGCAGCGGCGCGGTGACAGCGGGCAGCGAGCCAGCAGCGCCTGGCACGGCCAGCCCTGTGCCACGTGGGGTGCCCGGTGACACCGCCGTGCCCTGCCCCGAGCGTGGGCACCTCGCCGGGCCGGAGCCGCCGTCGGGGAGCGAGGAAGAAGAGGGCTCTGCGGGCAGGTTCCTGTGCGGCAGCGACGAGCCCGGCCGCCCGGCACCCGCTGCCATGCCCAGCGCCCAGAGGAGGCAGCCACCGCGGCCACCCGCGGCCACCGCGCCCGCTGGCACGGCCCAGGCTGGCCCCGGGCAGGACGCGGCGGTGGCAGCGGCCGGAGGCACGGAGCAGGGCGGGGATGCAGGAGGGGGACAAGCCCTGCTGGCACCgccagaagctccagcagcctctgcctcgGCGGAGAAGAGCGCTGTCCCCTCGGAGCCGCGGGGACCCGCGGGGGACACCCCGAGCCCGGCCAGGGTGGCAGCGGAGGAGGAGAAggcgggcgcggagccgggCTCGCCGGGCGGATCCCCCGGCGTGGTGAGGCCCAAGGTGCCGGCACAGCCCAGGAAGAGCCGCAAGCAGCGCGGGGCCGGCGGCACCGAGGGCGACAGGGACCCCGCGGCGGCACCGGGCGCCCCCGGGGCCGGCAAGGCAGCGCCCGgctccccggtgtcccctcggAAGGGCAGAGGCAAGGACAAGGCGGCCAAGGGAGCGCTGGTGAGGCTGGGCAGCGAGGAGGCTGCGGAGAACAAGCGGGGGGTGCCTGGCCCGGGCGTGGACGGCGGCGATGCCGGGACtgctcccccaaaatccccgggGAAGACAAAGGCCACCAAGCCCCCAAAGGCAGGGCTGGCCGGCGGCCTGGGCGTACGTGACAGTGTCCCCGTGGTCCCTGGCGAGGGCACCGCGGCTCCCCCGGGAGAGGAGAGCCAGGAGATGCCAGGGAAGCCTCTCCAGCCCGGGAGCATGGCAGCGTTTGGAGGGAATGCTGccgagggggctggggggcagcctgctgctgctgagattcCCAGGAAACCCTTGGAGACCCCTGGAGTTCCTGCTGCTGAGACCCCTggaattcctgctgctgagaTTCCCAGGAAACCCTCGGAGACCCCTGGAGTTCCTGCTGCTGAGACCCCTggaattcctgctgctgaagtTCCCAGAAAACCCTCAGAGATCCCTGGAGTTCCTGCTGCTGAGATCCCCAGGAAGTCTGCAGCTGAGATTCCCAGGAAACCCTCAGAGATCCCTGAGGTTCCTGCAGCTGGGATCCCTTGGGAGCCTGCAGCTGCGATTCCCAGGAAACCTGTACCTGAAATCCCTTGGGAGCCTGCAGTGGGGATCCCCAGGAGTCCTACAGCTGAGCTCCCCAGGATTCCTGCAGTGGGGATCCCCAGGATTCCTGCAGCTGAGATCCCCAGGgttcctgcagctgagctccccaGGATCCCTGCCATCGAGATCCCCAGGAGTCCTGCCATCGAGATCCCCAGGAtccctgcagctgagctccccaGGATCCCTGCCATCGAGATCCCGTGCGAGCCTGCAGCTGGGATCCCCACgattcctggggctgggctcccttgggaagctgcagctgagctgcccaGGGCCGTGAGCCCGCTGTGCTTTGCCGAAGGAGCCTCTGGCAAGCCCAACTCTCTGGATGTGACCTGGCCCGAGATGTACGAGTACCTGTTCTGTGAttcccaggaggaggaggagctgggcagctCCCTGGAGGGGCGCAGGTCCCCCTTGCAGAGGGAAATCTCCTGGCCTGAACTCTACGAGTATTTTTTCATCGAGCCAGaaggaagcaggaaaaaaggcaaagctaaagacaggaaaagaaagaagttcAGAGGCTTGGACCGCCCTGGGCTGCACAAGgaggctcccagctctgctccagacaAGGACACCGTGGTTATCTCGGTCCCTGATGTGTATGAACACTTCTTCCCAGAGCCAGCCCCCAACAGGAtgggctggagagggattttctCCATGGCTCCGGCCTCCGAGGTGAGGAAAGCCGTgggggctttgaggtccctgctgcagaggcaggggcagctgggaggggGCCAAGCCTCATCCTCCCAGGCCCTGGTGCCCAGAAGATCCGGAGAGGAGCTCGCCCTGGTCCCGCTGGGAGGAGCCCAGGCGTGGCCAGAAGATGCCCTGGCACTGAGAG gagcagcagaggagccGCGGGTGCTGAGCCACAAGGACATGTGCCTGGTGTTCTGCGCCTTCGCCTCCTGGGCCGTGAAGACATCTGACCTGCAGGCTCCGGATGCCTGGAAGACCA